A region from the Streptosporangium sp. NBC_01756 genome encodes:
- a CDS encoding nucleotide sugar dehydrogenase: MRISVFGLGYVGCVSAACLAASGHEVIGVDVNPTKIDLISRGQAPVVEERIGELTAEVVRSGALRATTDVAEAVDATEISLICVGTPSAPNGSLSTTYLERVAEQIGHVLAGKSDRHTIVFRSTMLPGTCADLLIPILERASGLRAGTDFGVAVNPEFLREGTSVRDFFEPPKTVIGEFDTASGDAVAALYSGIPGEVFRVPVAVAEMTKYADNAFHGLKISFANEIGAICQAIGLDSHRVMDVFLADRKLNISPAYLRPGFAFGGSCLPKDLRGLVYAARRADVSVPLLSHVLPSNEDHLRRAFELVAAAGSRRIGLFGLSFKPGTDDLRESPLVELAERLLGKGYDLRIYDANVSLSRLMGANRDYIESRLPHLGDLLSNSADDVLSHADVCVVGCKDPAVLSALDGAGDRTIIDLVRLPDADMRRAHPGYVGLGW, from the coding sequence ATGAGAATCAGCGTGTTCGGGCTCGGCTATGTCGGCTGCGTCTCCGCGGCCTGTCTCGCGGCCAGCGGCCACGAGGTGATCGGGGTCGACGTCAACCCTACGAAGATCGATCTCATCTCGCGGGGCCAGGCTCCGGTCGTCGAGGAGCGGATCGGCGAGCTGACCGCCGAGGTCGTGCGGAGCGGAGCCCTGCGGGCCACCACCGACGTCGCCGAGGCGGTCGACGCGACCGAGATCTCGCTGATCTGCGTGGGCACGCCGTCCGCGCCGAACGGCAGCCTCTCCACCACCTACCTGGAGCGGGTGGCCGAGCAGATCGGCCACGTACTGGCCGGCAAGAGTGATCGGCACACGATCGTCTTCCGCAGCACCATGCTCCCCGGCACCTGCGCCGACCTGCTCATCCCGATCCTCGAACGGGCATCGGGGCTGCGGGCCGGGACGGACTTCGGCGTGGCGGTCAACCCGGAGTTCCTGCGCGAGGGCACGAGTGTGCGCGACTTCTTCGAGCCGCCCAAGACCGTCATCGGCGAGTTCGACACCGCGAGCGGCGACGCGGTCGCCGCCCTGTACTCCGGCATTCCGGGCGAGGTCTTCCGGGTCCCGGTGGCGGTCGCCGAGATGACCAAGTACGCCGACAACGCCTTCCACGGCCTGAAGATCAGCTTCGCCAACGAGATCGGGGCGATCTGCCAGGCGATCGGGCTGGACTCGCACCGGGTCATGGACGTCTTCCTCGCCGACCGCAAGCTCAACATCAGCCCGGCCTACCTGCGGCCGGGCTTCGCCTTCGGCGGCTCGTGCCTGCCCAAGGACCTCCGGGGGCTGGTCTACGCGGCCCGGCGGGCCGATGTCTCGGTGCCGCTGCTCTCCCACGTCCTGCCGTCCAACGAGGACCACCTGCGGCGCGCCTTCGAACTGGTGGCGGCGGCCGGCAGCCGCCGGATCGGGCTGTTCGGGCTGTCGTTCAAGCCGGGTACCGACGACCTGCGGGAGAGCCCGCTGGTGGAGCTGGCGGAACGGCTCCTCGGCAAGGGCTACGACCTGCGCATCTACGACGCCAACGTCTCCCTGTCCCGGCTGATGGGGGCGAACCGCGACTACATCGAGAGCAGGCTGCCGCACCTGGGCGACCTGCTGAGCAACTCCGCCGACGACGTGCTCTCGCACGCCGACGTGTGCGTCGTCGGTTGCAAGGACCCGGCCGTGCTGAGCGCGCTCGACGGCGCGGGCGACCGTACGATCATCGATCTCGTCCGCCTTCCCGACGCCGACATGCGCCGGGCACATCCTGGATACGTGGGCCTTGGCTGGTAA
- a CDS encoding dTDP-4-dehydrorhamnose 3,5-epimerase family protein — MLLFIPTPHRDDRGLFTRTFDTAAAEESGLDPARFVQDSQSRSRRGTIRGMHGRSGRGEAKLVRCARGAVHDVLVDARPHSPTFGEQTSVLLDDETFVTLYVPPGMLHGFQALTEQTDVCYRIDREHDPTEDLSVRYDDPGLEIHWPLPVSAISERDLSAGSWAQLRDRLCRPGAME; from the coding sequence GTGCTGTTGTTCATACCGACGCCGCACCGTGACGACCGTGGGCTGTTCACCAGGACCTTCGACACGGCCGCCGCCGAGGAGTCCGGGCTGGACCCCGCACGCTTCGTGCAGGACAGCCAGTCCCGCTCGCGGCGGGGGACGATCCGCGGGATGCACGGCCGCTCCGGCCGGGGTGAGGCCAAGCTGGTGCGCTGCGCGCGTGGAGCGGTGCACGACGTGCTGGTCGACGCCCGCCCCCATTCGCCCACCTTCGGTGAGCAGACCTCCGTGCTGCTCGACGACGAGACATTCGTGACCCTCTACGTTCCGCCGGGGATGCTGCACGGCTTCCAGGCGCTGACCGAGCAGACCGACGTCTGCTACCGCATCGACCGGGAGCACGACCCCACTGAGGACCTCTCCGTCCGCTACGACGACCCCGGCCTGGAGATCCACTGGCCGCTTCCCGTGTCGGCGATCAGCGAGCGGGATCTTTCCGCCGGATCATGGGCACAACTGCGGGACCGGCTATGCCGTCCCGGCGCGATGGAGTGA
- a CDS encoding GNAT family N-acetyltransferase, translating to MSMPASEESGEPDASTDPRPVPARSAQPVPVVRAVETVRTVGFGALTAEELDAWHRLRAANPLLDSPYFHPGFAAAVHGSGREVRVAVGRDRAGDVCALLPHHRERSLIRPAGWPAADFQGPVLAPGSSFSPLTLLTGGVRGFAFDHLVESCADFGPWVESRRPSPFLDVSGGLAGYLGRASRSGKDNMGQARRRAAKAERTHGTVRFVADVVDTEILGRVVELKRAQYAATGARDYFAEPDRHDLLTRLLHTRDSSFGGILSTLHAGPHLVAAHFGIRSENVLHWWFPVYDPAFAGLAPGWMLLRELAAAAPALGITRIDLGRGDDEYKRRAKTGETQVCQGIVTRSSARQALRRARDSVVATAKSSALGPSLRHIARKIRTFNR from the coding sequence ATGAGCATGCCCGCCAGCGAGGAGTCCGGGGAGCCGGACGCCTCCACCGATCCCCGGCCCGTGCCGGCCCGGAGCGCCCAGCCGGTACCGGTGGTACGGGCCGTGGAGACGGTGCGGACCGTGGGGTTCGGCGCGCTCACCGCGGAGGAACTGGACGCCTGGCACCGGCTCCGCGCGGCCAACCCCCTGCTCGACAGCCCGTACTTCCACCCCGGCTTCGCCGCGGCCGTGCACGGCAGTGGCCGCGAGGTGCGGGTCGCCGTGGGCAGGGACCGGGCGGGTGACGTCTGCGCCCTGCTGCCCCACCACCGCGAGCGCTCACTGATCAGGCCCGCGGGCTGGCCGGCCGCGGACTTCCAGGGGCCCGTGCTCGCCCCCGGTTCCTCCTTCTCCCCGTTGACGCTGCTCACCGGCGGGGTGCGCGGCTTCGCGTTCGACCATCTGGTGGAGAGCTGCGCGGACTTCGGGCCCTGGGTGGAGTCCCGGCGCCCGTCACCGTTCCTGGACGTCTCCGGAGGCTTGGCGGGATACCTGGGCCGGGCGTCGCGGAGCGGTAAGGACAACATGGGCCAGGCCCGCCGCCGCGCCGCCAAGGCCGAGCGGACCCACGGCACGGTCCGGTTCGTCGCCGACGTGGTCGACACGGAGATTCTGGGCCGGGTGGTCGAGCTCAAACGAGCGCAGTACGCCGCCACGGGGGCCAGAGACTATTTCGCCGAACCGGACCGCCATGATCTGTTGACCCGGCTGCTGCACACCCGTGATTCCTCGTTCGGAGGAATTCTGTCCACACTGCATGCCGGTCCCCACCTGGTCGCGGCGCATTTCGGGATTCGGTCGGAGAATGTCCTGCACTGGTGGTTTCCGGTCTACGATCCGGCTTTCGCGGGACTCGCCCCCGGATGGATGTTGCTGCGCGAGCTCGCCGCGGCGGCTCCGGCCCTGGGCATCACCCGTATCGACCTCGGGCGGGGCGACGACGAGTACAAACGGCGCGCCAAGACCGGTGAGACCCAGGTGTGCCAGGGGATCGTGACCCGGAGTTCGGCGCGGCAGGCGCTGCGGCGGGCACGGGACTCCGTGGTCGCCACGGCGAAATCCTCTGCACTCGGCCCTAGTTTGCGACATATAGCGCGAAAAATCCGCACTTTCAATCGATAA
- a CDS encoding NAD-dependent epimerase/dehydratase family protein, which translates to MLTVPAPQDPPAPRREDPGWYGSRVLVTGATGFIGAHLVRRLGSLGAEVHAVSRNPRARAGQGENWHVADVGDADVIEDLVRSTRPAVVFHLASEVAGARDPRLVRPMLQSNLASVVNLLTAVADTPGTRVVLAGSLEEPRPGEGEAAPSSPYAVAKWAANGYARMFHHLWDVPVTTLRIGMVYGPGQRDTRKLVPYVTLSLLRGEAPGLSSGTRQLDWVYVDDVVEAFLAAGRSAGAAGLSLDIGTGTRTSIRDTVELLGQVIGSSLRPRYGALDDRPLDSARIADIAPAAEVLGWRPATGLEEGLKLTAAWYADRLRRDALL; encoded by the coding sequence ATGCTCACCGTCCCTGCGCCCCAGGACCCGCCTGCCCCGCGACGGGAAGATCCCGGTTGGTACGGCTCCCGCGTGCTGGTGACGGGCGCCACCGGGTTCATCGGAGCCCATCTGGTGCGCCGCCTGGGCTCGCTCGGCGCCGAGGTGCACGCCGTCAGCAGGAACCCCCGGGCGCGGGCCGGTCAGGGCGAGAACTGGCACGTCGCCGACGTCGGCGACGCGGACGTGATCGAGGACCTCGTCCGTTCCACCCGTCCCGCCGTCGTGTTCCATCTCGCCAGCGAGGTCGCCGGGGCCAGGGACCCGCGGCTCGTCCGGCCGATGCTGCAGAGCAACCTCGCGAGCGTGGTCAACCTGCTCACCGCGGTCGCCGACACCCCGGGCACCCGGGTGGTGCTCGCCGGATCGCTTGAGGAACCCCGTCCGGGTGAGGGCGAGGCGGCGCCTTCCTCGCCCTACGCGGTCGCCAAGTGGGCCGCCAACGGTTACGCCCGGATGTTCCATCACCTCTGGGACGTCCCCGTGACGACCCTGCGCATCGGCATGGTCTACGGGCCGGGCCAGCGCGACACCAGGAAGCTGGTGCCCTACGTGACGCTCTCGCTGCTCCGGGGCGAGGCGCCCGGTCTCAGCAGTGGAACGCGGCAACTCGACTGGGTGTACGTCGACGACGTGGTCGAGGCCTTCCTCGCCGCCGGCAGGTCCGCCGGGGCGGCCGGTCTGAGTCTCGACATCGGCACGGGCACCCGGACGTCCATCCGGGACACCGTGGAACTGCTGGGCCAGGTCATCGGCAGCTCCTTGCGCCCCCGGTACGGCGCACTCGACGACCGCCCGCTGGACAGCGCCCGGATCGCCGACATCGCTCCCGCCGCCGAGGTGCTCGGCTGGCGTCCCGCCACCGGGCTGGAGGAGGGCCTCAAGCTGACCGCGGCCTGGTACGCCGACCGCCTGCGGCGCGACGCGTTGCTGTAA
- a CDS encoding polysaccharide deacetylase family protein, giving the protein MDSVVNLTVHGIGPTERELDPGEDATWVGVEQFEQVLDAAVGRQDVRITFDDGNASDVEIALPRLLERGLTAEFFVLAGLLGEPGRLDADGVRELVAAGMLVGSHGWAHRDWRRLDGEQADEEISDAHRLLSDLTGRRVSRVAIPFGSYDRHVLGRLRRAEVTRAYTSDGGRARPGSWLQPRNSLRHDIDATWASQVMDGTPPLPLRVRRIAARAFKRARG; this is encoded by the coding sequence GTGGATTCGGTCGTCAACCTCACGGTGCACGGGATCGGTCCGACCGAACGTGAGCTCGACCCGGGTGAAGACGCGACCTGGGTCGGCGTCGAGCAGTTCGAGCAGGTCCTCGACGCGGCGGTGGGCCGCCAGGACGTCCGCATCACCTTCGACGACGGCAACGCCTCGGATGTGGAGATCGCCCTCCCCCGGCTGCTCGAACGCGGCCTCACCGCGGAGTTCTTCGTGCTGGCCGGACTTCTCGGCGAGCCGGGCAGGCTGGACGCGGACGGCGTACGGGAACTCGTCGCGGCGGGCATGCTGGTCGGCTCGCACGGCTGGGCGCACCGCGACTGGCGGCGGCTGGACGGAGAGCAGGCGGACGAGGAGATCTCCGACGCCCACCGGCTCCTCAGTGACCTGACCGGCCGGCGGGTGTCGAGGGTGGCCATCCCCTTCGGCTCCTATGACCGGCACGTGCTCGGCAGGCTGCGGCGGGCGGAGGTGACGCGCGCGTACACCAGCGACGGCGGCCGGGCTCGGCCGGGCTCCTGGCTGCAGCCGCGCAACAGCCTGCGCCACGACATCGACGCCACCTGGGCTTCCCAGGTCATGGACGGGACCCCGCCGCTGCCGCTCCGCGTCCGCCGGATCGCCGCGCGGGCGTTCAAACGCGCCCGCGGCTGA
- a CDS encoding class I SAM-dependent methyltransferase, producing MSVFIETAVTTELTSLVESCAATGAAAAAGLTGGLRRSYRWLRRTTGQLLFERRYGVRTSEVVSLEEFGLARQDRVYYSAANWQTLRRVLPRGDVGEHDVFIDLGSGMGRMVLEAAARYPFRKVIGVELSEELNDIARKNIAGTRLRLRCEDVRLVRSDVLDYEIPDDVSVVFLNNPFRGDTFAAAIGKLVATVDRNPRAVTVIYFNPVEEEFLLRTGRFRHLRTVTLGRRAAQEGPFGSVRVYAITERAGA from the coding sequence GTGAGCGTCTTCATCGAGACCGCCGTCACCACGGAGCTCACCTCCCTGGTGGAGAGCTGCGCCGCCACGGGTGCGGCCGCCGCGGCCGGACTGACCGGGGGGCTGCGGCGCTCCTACCGGTGGCTGCGCCGTACCACCGGCCAGTTGCTGTTCGAGCGCCGGTACGGAGTACGGACCTCGGAGGTCGTGAGCCTTGAGGAGTTCGGGCTCGCGCGGCAGGACAGGGTCTACTATTCGGCGGCGAACTGGCAGACCCTGCGACGCGTGCTGCCCCGGGGTGACGTCGGCGAGCACGACGTGTTCATCGACCTCGGCTCCGGCATGGGGCGCATGGTGCTGGAGGCGGCGGCCCGCTACCCGTTCCGGAAGGTGATCGGTGTCGAGCTGTCCGAAGAGCTCAACGACATCGCGCGGAAGAACATCGCGGGCACCCGCCTCCGGCTGCGCTGCGAGGACGTCCGGCTCGTCCGGTCGGACGTGCTCGACTACGAGATCCCCGACGACGTCAGCGTGGTGTTCCTCAACAACCCCTTCCGGGGCGACACCTTCGCCGCCGCGATCGGGAAGCTGGTCGCGACCGTGGACCGGAACCCGCGCGCGGTCACGGTGATCTACTTCAACCCGGTCGAAGAGGAGTTCCTGCTCCGCACCGGCCGGTTCCGGCACCTGCGCACGGTGACGCTGGGCCGCAGGGCGGCGCAGGAGGGCCCGTTCGGCTCGGTCCGGGTGTATGCGATCACCGAGCGGGCCGGTGCCTGA
- a CDS encoding glycosyltransferase family 4 protein, which yields MAGKALILVENLSVPFDRRVWQESTTLRDAGWDVHVICPRGTKRDTEPYVETDGVKIHRYPLRAATGGPLGYLQEYGSALWHTFRLARRIGPVDVVHACNPPDLLFLVARMLKRRGARFVFDQHDLVPELYLSRFDRGEDFLYRAVCRLERLTYRAADVVIATNESYREVAITRGGKQPGEVFVVRSAPAVERFHRVPVEESIKRGKPHLLCYLGVMGPQDGVDYALRSLASLRDDLGRTDWHAVFVGGGDTFEDMVAFSRELGLSDSVEFTGRIPDEDLLRYLSAADVCLAPDPLNPLNDVSTMNKIMEYMAMARPIVSFDLREARVSAGDAAVYAPANDEPEFAKLIARLLDDPQERRRMGEAGKARVTGPLSWERSRAALLAAYEAACS from the coding sequence TTGGCTGGTAAAGCACTCATTCTCGTCGAGAACCTCTCCGTACCGTTCGACCGACGGGTGTGGCAGGAGAGCACCACGCTGCGTGACGCCGGCTGGGACGTGCACGTCATCTGCCCCCGGGGCACCAAGCGGGACACCGAGCCGTACGTCGAGACGGACGGGGTGAAGATCCACCGCTACCCGCTGCGGGCGGCGACCGGCGGCCCGCTCGGCTATCTGCAGGAGTACGGCTCCGCGCTCTGGCACACCTTCCGGCTCGCCCGGCGGATCGGGCCGGTGGACGTCGTGCACGCGTGCAATCCGCCGGACCTCCTGTTCCTGGTGGCGAGGATGCTCAAGCGGCGGGGGGCGCGGTTCGTGTTCGACCAGCACGACCTGGTGCCCGAGCTCTACCTGTCCCGGTTCGACCGTGGCGAGGACTTCCTCTACCGCGCCGTGTGCCGGCTGGAACGGCTCACCTACCGGGCGGCCGACGTGGTCATCGCGACCAATGAGAGCTACCGCGAGGTCGCGATCACCAGGGGCGGCAAGCAGCCCGGAGAGGTGTTCGTGGTGCGCAGCGCACCGGCGGTCGAACGGTTCCACCGGGTCCCCGTCGAGGAGTCGATCAAACGGGGGAAGCCGCATCTGCTCTGCTACCTCGGGGTGATGGGTCCGCAGGACGGCGTGGACTACGCGCTACGGTCGCTGGCCAGCCTCCGCGACGACCTGGGCCGCACGGACTGGCACGCGGTGTTCGTCGGCGGCGGCGACACCTTCGAGGACATGGTCGCCTTCTCCCGCGAGCTCGGCCTGTCGGACTCGGTCGAGTTCACCGGCCGGATCCCGGACGAGGACCTGCTGCGCTACCTGTCCGCGGCGGACGTCTGCCTGGCACCGGACCCGCTCAACCCGCTCAACGACGTGTCCACCATGAACAAGATCATGGAGTACATGGCGATGGCCCGCCCGATCGTCTCCTTCGACCTCCGGGAGGCGCGGGTGTCGGCCGGAGACGCCGCGGTGTACGCACCGGCCAACGACGAGCCGGAGTTCGCCAAGCTGATCGCCCGGCTGCTCGACGATCCGCAGGAGCGCCGCAGGATGGGCGAGGCCGGCAAGGCCCGCGTCACCGGCCCGCTGTCCTGGGAACGCTCCAGGGCCGCGCTGCTGGCCGCCTACGAGGCCGCCTGTTCCTGA
- a CDS encoding glycosyltransferase family 2 protein — MTPGTPRIAVVIVTYNSAEVLEGCLRSLVDGARGVRLADVVVADNASKDDSLGIAGKATGLPLRIVQLGRNAGYAAAVNAGVEALDIQELDAVFVINPDCRLRPGALAPLADALRQPGRGIAVPRLTNPDGSLQPSLRRTPTVRRALVEAVIGGGLAGRIGTLGELVTDPREYERPGAAAWATGAAMLVSTDVIREIGPWDESFLLYSEETEFALRAADRGWALWYEPASVVEHIGGDSGVNPTLAALLIVNKVKLFRRRRSTSAAFVYYLAVVLGEGVRALAGRRTSRASVVALLRPSRRLQKLAD, encoded by the coding sequence ATGACGCCTGGTACCCCTCGGATCGCCGTAGTGATCGTCACGTACAACAGCGCGGAGGTACTCGAAGGCTGTCTGCGTTCCCTCGTCGACGGCGCGCGGGGCGTGCGCCTGGCAGACGTCGTCGTGGCCGACAACGCCTCGAAGGACGACTCCCTCGGGATCGCCGGGAAGGCGACCGGCCTGCCGCTCCGTATCGTCCAGCTCGGCCGGAACGCCGGTTACGCGGCGGCGGTCAACGCCGGAGTCGAGGCACTGGACATCCAGGAGCTCGACGCGGTATTCGTGATCAATCCCGACTGCAGGTTGCGGCCGGGCGCGCTCGCCCCGCTCGCCGACGCCCTGCGGCAGCCGGGGCGCGGCATCGCCGTACCACGCCTGACCAACCCGGACGGCAGCCTGCAGCCTTCCCTGCGCCGGACCCCCACCGTGCGCAGGGCGCTGGTGGAGGCGGTGATCGGCGGAGGTCTCGCCGGCCGGATCGGCACGCTGGGCGAGTTGGTCACCGATCCCCGGGAGTACGAACGGCCCGGCGCCGCGGCCTGGGCGACCGGCGCGGCCATGCTCGTCTCCACCGACGTCATCAGGGAGATCGGCCCGTGGGACGAGTCCTTCCTGCTCTACAGCGAGGAGACCGAGTTCGCGCTCCGGGCCGCCGACCGCGGCTGGGCGCTCTGGTACGAGCCGGCGTCGGTGGTCGAGCACATCGGCGGCGACTCGGGGGTCAACCCGACTCTCGCCGCCCTGCTCATCGTCAACAAGGTGAAGCTGTTCCGCCGCCGCCGGAGCACATCGGCGGCGTTCGTCTACTATCTCGCGGTCGTCCTCGGCGAGGGAGTACGGGCGCTGGCGGGGCGCCGTACGTCAAGGGCGTCGGTCGTGGCACTGCTGCGGCCGTCGCGCCGGCTCCAGAAACTCGCGGACTGA
- a CDS encoding glycosyltransferase, whose translation MNDAADEDVPPESGRPGRRQPIACVVVPAHNEEAVIASGLRRLLAGTAPGEFDVVVVANACADRTAEAARQAGVRVVETPVPGKANALRLGDGTCRTFPRVYLDADVELSADSVRALVAAADRPGVLACAPVPVWDLDGVGWVARRLHKVHDQLIAPFRALAGVGVYVLTEQGHARVFPLPDVISDDGWAHGGFAPHERVVVTEAQSLVRPARTVSAHLSRRVRVRLGNRQLAELGRSAAEGRLRLSSLGSLVVRRKVSPLDAGCYLTVLLMDRTLTRVRASRGGPVAWGGDTGSRSQPGG comes from the coding sequence GTGAACGACGCTGCGGATGAGGACGTTCCGCCGGAGTCCGGGCGGCCTGGCAGGCGGCAGCCGATCGCCTGCGTCGTCGTGCCCGCGCACAACGAGGAGGCCGTCATCGCGAGCGGTCTGCGGCGGCTGCTCGCGGGAACGGCCCCGGGCGAGTTCGACGTGGTGGTGGTGGCGAACGCCTGCGCCGACCGCACGGCGGAGGCCGCCAGGCAGGCCGGTGTCCGCGTCGTGGAGACGCCGGTGCCGGGTAAGGCCAACGCGCTGCGACTCGGCGACGGGACCTGCCGGACCTTCCCCCGCGTGTATCTGGACGCCGACGTCGAGCTGAGCGCCGACTCGGTACGCGCGCTCGTCGCCGCCGCGGACCGGCCCGGCGTGCTGGCCTGCGCCCCCGTCCCGGTCTGGGATCTGGACGGGGTCGGCTGGGTGGCCCGGCGCCTGCACAAGGTGCACGACCAGCTGATCGCACCGTTCCGGGCGCTGGCGGGGGTGGGGGTATACGTGCTCACCGAGCAGGGGCACGCCAGGGTCTTCCCGCTGCCGGATGTGATCTCCGACGACGGCTGGGCGCACGGCGGCTTCGCGCCGCACGAGCGGGTGGTGGTGACCGAGGCACAGTCGCTGGTGCGCCCGGCGCGGACCGTCTCGGCCCATCTGAGCCGCCGGGTGCGGGTGCGCCTGGGCAATCGGCAGCTCGCCGAGCTGGGCCGGTCCGCCGCAGAGGGGCGGCTGCGGCTGAGCTCCCTGGGCTCCCTGGTGGTGCGGCGGAAGGTGAGCCCGCTCGACGCGGGCTGCTACCTCACCGTCCTGCTCATGGACCGGACGCTGACCCGGGTGCGCGCCTCGCGGGGCGGACCGGTGGCCTGGGGCGGCGACACGGGCAGCCGGTCCCAGCCGGGCGGTTAG